Within Micromonospora parathelypteridis, the genomic segment GCGGCGATCCACTTCGGGTTGACCACCCGGGCCCGGAACACCCGCCGGGTCTCCTCGCCCAGCGTTCGGGTACGCACGTCGTGCGGCATCGCCGAGTCACCCACGTACGCCTGCGGTGACGTGCCGGTGAGGTGACGGACCATCGCCACCATCCCGCCGTGGTACTGGAAGTAGTCGTCGGAGTCCACGATGTCGTGCTCGCGGGTGTCCTGGTTCTTCACCGCCACGGCGATCCGGGCGAAGGAACGTTCCATGTCGGCGCGCGCCTCCCGCCCGTCCAGGCCCCGGCCGTAGGCGTAGCCGCCCCACACCGCGTACACCTCGGCCAGGTCGGCGTCGCTGCGCCAGGTCCGGGCGTCGATGAGGGGCAGCAGGCCCGCGCCGTACGCCCCGGGCTTGGACCCGAAGATCCGCGCGGTGGCCCGCCGCTCGTCGCCGTGCTCGGCGAGGTCGGCGGCGACATGCGCCCGCAGGTAGTTCTCCTCGTCCGGTTCGTCCAGGGCGGCGACCCGTCGGACGGCGTCGTCGAGCAGCGCCACGACGTGCGGGAACGCGTCGCGGAAGAACCCGGAGATGCGCACGGTGACGTCGACGCGGGGCCGGCCCAGCTCGGCGGTCGACACCACCTCGGTGCCGGTGACCCGCCGGGACCGGTCGTCCCAGACGGGCCGGCAGCCCAGCAGCGCGAGCACCTCGGCGATGTCGTCGCCCTGGGTCCGCATGGCGCTGGTGCCCCACACGGTCAACCCCACCGACCGGGGGTACGCCCCGGTGTCGGCGAGGTGTCGGGCCAGCAGGGAGTCGGCGAGGGCCACTCCGACGTCCCAGGCGTTGCGGCTGGGGATGGCCTTCGGGTCGACGGAGTAGAAGTTACGGCCGGTGGGCAGCACGTTGACCAGGCCACGGGTGGGTGAGCCGGACGGGCCGGGTGGCACGAACCGGCCGTCGAGCGCGCCGAGGGTGTGGGTCAACTCGTCGGTGGTCCGGTCCAGGCGGGGCACCAACTCGGTGGCGGCGAAGTGCAGCACCGCGGCGACGTCCGGGACCCGCTGGCCGGTCACCTCCTCGACCACCGTCTCGACGGCGTCGGCGTCCCAGCCGAGCGTCTCCATGCCGATGACCAACCGTCGGGCGAGGGCCTCGATCAGGTCGACGGCGTCGGCGGCGGTGCCGGCCGGGCCGTCCACCACGTCGGTCAACGTGCTGGGCAGCGCCAGCCGTCGGCCCGGCGACGCGAGCAGCTCCTGCTCGTCGAGGGAGTACGCGACGGCGAGGGCCTGCCGCAGGCCGGGCAGGGCACGGGCGCCGCCCCAGATCTGTGGCGCGCGCAGCACCGCGAGGACCAGGTTGACCCGCGGCTCACCGGTGGGCGCGTCGGCGAGGATGTGCAGCCCGTCGCGGATCTGCACGTCCTTGACCTCGCAGAGGTACCCGTCGAGGTGCAGCACGAAGTCGTCGAAGTCGTCCGCGTCGGGCATCGCCTCGGCGTGCAGGTCGTGGTGCAGCTCGGCGGCACGCACCAGGTCCCAGATCTGCGCCCGCACGGTGGGCACCTTGGCCGGGTCGAGCGCCTGCACGGTCGCGTACTCGTCGAGTAGTTGCTCCAGCTTGGCCAGGTCGCCGTAGGTCTCGGCGCGAGCCATCGGCGGCACCAGGTGGTCGATCACCACGGCGTGCGCCCGCCGCTTGGCCTGGGTGCCCTCGCCCGGGTCGTTGACGATGAACGGGTAGACCAGCGGCAGGTCACTGAGGACCGCGTCGGGTGCGCAGTCGGCGGCCAGGCCGAGGCCCTTGCCGGGCAGCCACTCCAGGGTGCCGTGCTTGCCCAGGTGGACCACGGCGTCCGCACCGAAGCCGCCGTCGGCGGCCGGCGCGGACAACCAGCGGTACGCGGCCAGGTAGTGGTGGCTGGGCGGCAGGTCCGGGTCGTGGTAGATGGCGATCGGGTTCTCCCCGAAGCCGCGTGGCGGCTGGATCAGCAGCACCACGTTGCCGAAGCGCAGCCCGGCGAGCACGATGTCGCCGCCGTCGGTGTAGAGCTCGCCAGGCGGCTCGCCCCAGTGCTCCCGCATCCGCTCGCGCAACTCGGCCGGCACCTGGTCGAACCACCGCTGGTACGTCTGCCCCGGTATCCGGGCCTCGGCGGCGGCCAACTGCTCCGGGGTGAGCCACTCCACGTCGTGACCGCCGGCGGCGATCAGCGCGTGGATCAGCGCGTCGCCGTCGTCGGGCACCGGCGCGTCGCCCAGGTGGTAACCGGCCGCGGCGAGCGCGGCGAGCAGCCGGACCGCCGAGACCGGGGTGTCCAGCCCGACGGCGTTGCCGACGCGGGAGTGTTTGGTGGGGTACGAGCTGAGCACCACGGCGACCCGCTTGTGGGCGTTCGGCACGTACCGCAGGCGGGCGTGGCGCACCGCGATGCCGGCGACGCGGGCGGCCCGCTCGGCGTCGGCGGCGTAGACGCTGAGCCCGTCGGCGTCGATCTGCTTGAACGAGAACGGCACGGTGACGATCCGGCCGTCGAACTCGGGGATGGCCACCTGCATCGCGGCGTCCAACGGGGACAGCCCGGCATCGCTGTTGGCCCACTGCTCTCGGGTGCTGGTCAGGCAGAGCGCCTGGATGATCGGCACGTCCAGGGCGGCCAGCGCGCCGACGTCCCAGGCGTCCTCGTCGCCTCCACCGGAGGCGTCCGCGGCGACCGCGCCACCGGCCGCGAGCACGGTGACCAGCAGCGCGTCGCAGCGGGCGAAGAGCCCGAGCGGGCCGGCGCCCGCGGTCAGCCCGCGCAGCGAACCGCAGAAGATCGGCAGCGGATTGCCGCCGGCCGCGCGTACCGCCTCGGCGAGCACGTCGACGAACCCGGTGTTCCCGGCCAGCGCGTGTGCGCGGTAGAAGACGATGCCCACGGTGGGCCGGTCCGGGTCGGCGGGGTGCTCCCCGTGCACGCCGTAGGCGGGGGTCGGCGCGGGCGGGGTGAACCCCTCGCCGGTGAGCAACACCGTGTCGGACAGGAACCGGGCCAGCTGCCCCAGGTTGTCCGGCCCGCCCTCGACCAGGTACGCCAGCGCCTGGGTGACGACACCGGACGGCACGGTGGAGATGGCCATCAGCTCCGCGTCGGGTAGCGCCTCGCCGCCGAGCACGACCGTCGGGACGCCGGTGGCGAGCACCGCGGCGAGGCCGTCCGGCCACGCCTGCCGACCCCCGAGCAGGCGTACGACGACGAGATCGACCCCGTCGAGCAGGGCGGGCACCTCGTCGGCGGCGACCCGCGCGGGGTTGGCCAGCCGGTAGTCGGTGCCGCTGGCGCGGGCGGCCAGCAGGTCGGTGTCGGCGGTGGAGAGCAACAGGATGCGCACGGCGGGCTCCGGACAGTGACGCCGGGGCGCTCACGGGAGCGACCCGGCATGAGGGATGGGCGCAGGGTTCGGCAGGTACCGCGGTCCGGCCAGGTCAGCGGCGCGGGGCCGGGGACGACGGGCGGTGCGGTACGGAACTCAGCAGTGAGCGGAGAGGTCGCGCCCGGGAGCCGGTGGGCCGACAATGCTGCCGATCGTGGCGGCGGCACGGCAGCCGCACGAGCCACGACGGTATCCGTCGATGAATGAGACGTCCTGCGTCATCGGGTCCTCCTCGGGTGTCCACGCCCTGGGGTACGTCCCGACGGCCGAAGTATCCTGGCTTCCGGATCGACGCTCTTCCCCCGGCCTTCCAACCGCAGACACACGGCCGTGACTCACGAGGGGGGATCGCTCCCCGGTGACAGTGGCGGGACCGCGTCGGATTCGCACCGACTTCCTTCACTGCCGTCAGGCCGCGAATGCTGCCACACCGTCGCGCCGCCGGTCAACGCCGACCCCGGCACCGCCAGACGGGTGCACTCCATTGATTCTCGCCGATCGCAAGGCGCTCGAAGCCGCGCGTCGGAATGCCCCGGGTCAATGCGACGCACCCTTTGCTCCGCTTCACCCCGCACGACAGTGACGCCGCCTCTCGTCGCGTCAGTCGAAGCGGCGCAAAGGTTGGGCGCATGCGCCCTGGCCTGCGCCGATCGCCTCTGGGCGGTGCCATTCGGCGTGATCACCTACGATTGGCGCTCACCGGAGCAACGTCCGCGATCAATCTCGGGGGTCGATCAGCATCGTCGCCATGCGATTCCGCCACCTCGCCGGCCGGGTCTGGCTCTGTCCGGGCGATCCCGACCCGGAGGCGGTCCAGGCCGGTGTCGCCGTCGTCGCCGACGAACGCGGCAGTGTGATGATCGACGCCGGACAGAGCCCCGCGCACGCCCGCGAGATCCAGGCCGCGTTGACCGCCGCCGGCCTGCCGCAGCCGCGCTGGCTCGTCTACACCCACCACCACTGGGACCACGTCTGGGGCGCCTGCGCATGGCCCGGGGTGGAGATCGTCGGGCACGAAACGGCCACCGCGCTGCTTCGCGCGGAGGCCGCCCGACCGTGGAGTCACCACTATCTGCGCGAGCAGGTACGCGCCAATCCCCGCCTCGGCCCGAGCTTCCGGGCCCGGGCACGCGCGGTGGACTCCTGGAACGACTTCGCCGTCCTGCCGCCGACCCGGACCTTCACCGACGTGGACGAGCTGCCGGTGGGGGTTCGGCTGCGTCACGTCGGCGGCGGCCACGCGCCGGACTCGACCGTCGTGCTGGTGCCCGACTCGGGCGTGATGCTGCTCGGCGACTGCTTCTACCCACCGCCGGCGCATCTGCGCAGACCCGAGGACGGCCTCGACCTGGGCCTGGTCCGGCGCCTGCTCGACGACACCTACCACTGGTACGTGTCCAGCCACGCCGAGCCGATGACGCTTGAGCAGGCCCGCTCAGCCGTTGTGGCTGCCTGAGCAGACGAGCCTCAGCGGACGTGCCGCCCGGCGCGCGGACTGCGGCGACCCTGTGCCGACCCGCCGGGCCCCGTCACGTCGACAAGGCTCCGGCCACGAGCGCCCGGGCTGTGTCCGTCCACCAGTAGAGGACTTCCCGGCCAGATCGGCGCTTGCGGAGCAGGCCGGCATCCGTCAACACGCGCAGGTGGCCACCGACCGTGCCGAGCGGCAGTCCGGTTGCGGCGACCACCGCCGTGGTGCTGACCGGCTCGGCTGCCTGCACCAGAATGCTGCTCCGCGCGTTCCCGAGCAGGCGACGCAGAGGATCCGGTGTGGTGGATGCCGCCTCGTTGAAGATCCCCGTCACCGGATAGACGATCCCGAAGCGGTCGGGCAACCTCCAGGAGATCCAGCCTCCCCGGCAGTGCGCCGCGAAGAACGTCAGCGTCCCGCCCCGCACGTCGGACGGCGGGTAGGGCCGCTCCTCGACCTGCAGCCGTCCGTCGCCGAGCCACCGCATGCCCGGTCGCATGTCGTTGACGACCCCGGACCATCCGTCCCTGCCCAGGCGGGAGATCCGGGACACCACATCGGCACGCAGCACCGACTGCCGGCGCGGCCAGTCCGCCTCGATCGTGTGGCGCCAGACCCAGCGCAACAGGGCGGCCGTCCGGGTCGCCAACCCCGAGCCGAGTAGTTCCTGGGCCAGCGGGGAACGTACGTGGGCCAGGTCCTCACGGATGCGGTCGTCCGGAAGCGACTCCAGCTCCACGAGCTCGTCGTCCAGCGTCATGTCCGGGCGGGCGGGCGGCACCGTCAGGAAATCGGCCATCCAGGAGGACGAGATCGCGTGCGCCAGAATAGCCGCGGTCACCGGGTCGCCGTCGAGATAGCCCTGGAAGGCCTCGACATGCTGGTCCCGCCAGATCCGGTGCCACGGAAGCGGCTGAGCCCGGCGGAGGATATTCAGCGCCCCCAACGTCTCGGTGAGCTGTGACGTGCCGAAACGCGCCTGCGCCAGCACTTCGGCGTCCACCAGGAACACTGCCACGTTTCGCCTCCAGTCGAAACTCTAGGGCGGCAACGCGGACCGCTGCAAGCTCCTGACCATGCACAGCGACAGCCGACCATACGATCCGACGACCGTGAGCGCGCGGAACTTCACGGCACTGTGGGCCGGTACCGCGGTCACCAACCTGGCCGACGGCGTCGTCAAGCTGACCCTGCCTCTGGTTGCCGTCTCGATGACGGATTCCCCTGCGCTGGTTGCCGGCACCACCCTGGCCAACACCCTGCCCTGGTTGCTGTTCGCACTGCCAGCCGGCGCGCTCGCCGACCGAGTCGACCGCCGGTGCCTGATCATCAGGATGGCCGCCGCGCGCGCCCTGGTCCTCGCCGTACTCGTGGTTGGCATCCTCGCGGACATGCTGCCGCTGGCCGGCCTGTACGCGGGGGCACTGCTCCTCGGCACCGCCGAGGTGTTCGCCGACACCACCCGGATGTCGATCGTGCCGATGGTCATACCCCGCAATCGCATGGAATCCGCGTTCGCGAAGTTGACGGCGACCGAGACCGCGGCCAACGAGTTCATCGGGCCGCCTCTGGGTGGCCTGCTGGCCGCCGCCGGACTGGCCGTCGCGCTCGGCGCCGGCGGCGTCGGCTACGCAGGCGCACTGCTCGCTCTGGCAGTCATGACCGGTCACTACCGCAGCGACGGTCACCGCAGATCGGCGACGAACGCTCCCGGCCTCCGTGCCGACATCCGGGAGGGCATCCGATACGTATGGCAGGCAAGAATTCTGCGGACCCTGCTGTTGGTGGCCGGCGCGGCGAGCGGATGCTGGGCGGCCTGGATGGCGGTCATCGTCGTCTATGCGGTCGCACCCGGACCGATGGACCTGAGCCGCTCGGAGTACGGCCTGCTGATCGGCGCCCTCGGAATGGGCGGCGTCCTGGGAGCCGCCGCCGCGCCCGCTCTCACCCGTCGGCTGGGACGGCGGGTCGTCCTCGCCGCGTCAATGGCGGGCTTCGCCGTGCTGCTGGCAACGCCAGCGTTCTCCTCGTCTCCAAGGCTGATCGCGGTAACGACCTTCCTGGGCGGCGCCGGCTCCGGCGCGTGGAACGTCACCTACAGCTCGCTGCGCGCACTCGTCGTGCCCGACGAGATGATGGGGCGCTACAGCGGGGTCAGCCGTCTGACCAGCTGGGGATCAATGCCGCTCGGGGCTCTGCTCGCTGGCCTCACCGCG encodes:
- the cobN gene encoding cobaltochelatase subunit CobN — protein: MRILLLSTADTDLLAARASGTDYRLANPARVAADEVPALLDGVDLVVVRLLGGRQAWPDGLAAVLATGVPTVVLGGEALPDAELMAISTVPSGVVTQALAYLVEGGPDNLGQLARFLSDTVLLTGEGFTPPAPTPAYGVHGEHPADPDRPTVGIVFYRAHALAGNTGFVDVLAEAVRAAGGNPLPIFCGSLRGLTAGAGPLGLFARCDALLVTVLAAGGAVAADASGGGDEDAWDVGALAALDVPIIQALCLTSTREQWANSDAGLSPLDAAMQVAIPEFDGRIVTVPFSFKQIDADGLSVYAADAERAARVAGIAVRHARLRYVPNAHKRVAVVLSSYPTKHSRVGNAVGLDTPVSAVRLLAALAAAGYHLGDAPVPDDGDALIHALIAAGGHDVEWLTPEQLAAAEARIPGQTYQRWFDQVPAELRERMREHWGEPPGELYTDGGDIVLAGLRFGNVVLLIQPPRGFGENPIAIYHDPDLPPSHHYLAAYRWLSAPAADGGFGADAVVHLGKHGTLEWLPGKGLGLAADCAPDAVLSDLPLVYPFIVNDPGEGTQAKRRAHAVVIDHLVPPMARAETYGDLAKLEQLLDEYATVQALDPAKVPTVRAQIWDLVRAAELHHDLHAEAMPDADDFDDFVLHLDGYLCEVKDVQIRDGLHILADAPTGEPRVNLVLAVLRAPQIWGGARALPGLRQALAVAYSLDEQELLASPGRRLALPSTLTDVVDGPAGTAADAVDLIEALARRLVIGMETLGWDADAVETVVEEVTGQRVPDVAAVLHFAATELVPRLDRTTDELTHTLGALDGRFVPPGPSGSPTRGLVNVLPTGRNFYSVDPKAIPSRNAWDVGVALADSLLARHLADTGAYPRSVGLTVWGTSAMRTQGDDIAEVLALLGCRPVWDDRSRRVTGTEVVSTAELGRPRVDVTVRISGFFRDAFPHVVALLDDAVRRVAALDEPDEENYLRAHVAADLAEHGDERRATARIFGSKPGAYGAGLLPLIDARTWRSDADLAEVYAVWGGYAYGRGLDGREARADMERSFARIAVAVKNQDTREHDIVDSDDYFQYHGGMVAMVRHLTGTSPQAYVGDSAMPHDVRTRTLGEETRRVFRARVVNPKWIAAMRRHGYKGAFELAATVDYLFGYDATAGVVDDWMYEHLAAAYLFDETTREFLEQSNPWALHGITERLLEAADRGLWAKPEPATLDRLRDTYLASEGDLEDRA
- a CDS encoding MBL fold metallo-hydrolase encodes the protein MRFRHLAGRVWLCPGDPDPEAVQAGVAVVADERGSVMIDAGQSPAHAREIQAALTAAGLPQPRWLVYTHHHWDHVWGACAWPGVEIVGHETATALLRAEAARPWSHHYLREQVRANPRLGPSFRARARAVDSWNDFAVLPPTRTFTDVDELPVGVRLRHVGGGHAPDSTVVLVPDSGVMLLGDCFYPPPAHLRRPEDGLDLGLVRRLLDDTYHWYVSSHAEPMTLEQARSAVVAA
- a CDS encoding ArsR/SmtB family transcription factor, which produces MAVFLVDAEVLAQARFGTSQLTETLGALNILRRAQPLPWHRIWRDQHVEAFQGYLDGDPVTAAILAHAISSSWMADFLTVPPARPDMTLDDELVELESLPDDRIREDLAHVRSPLAQELLGSGLATRTAALLRWVWRHTIEADWPRRQSVLRADVVSRISRLGRDGWSGVVNDMRPGMRWLGDGRLQVEERPYPPSDVRGGTLTFFAAHCRGGWISWRLPDRFGIVYPVTGIFNEAASTTPDPLRRLLGNARSSILVQAAEPVSTTAVVAATGLPLGTVGGHLRVLTDAGLLRKRRSGREVLYWWTDTARALVAGALST
- a CDS encoding MFS transporter, which produces MSARNFTALWAGTAVTNLADGVVKLTLPLVAVSMTDSPALVAGTTLANTLPWLLFALPAGALADRVDRRCLIIRMAAARALVLAVLVVGILADMLPLAGLYAGALLLGTAEVFADTTRMSIVPMVIPRNRMESAFAKLTATETAANEFIGPPLGGLLAAAGLAVALGAGGVGYAGALLALAVMTGHYRSDGHRRSATNAPGLRADIREGIRYVWQARILRTLLLVAGAASGCWAAWMAVIVVYAVAPGPMDLSRSEYGLLIGALGMGGVLGAAAAPALTRRLGRRVVLAASMAGFAVLLATPAFSSSPRLIAVTTFLGGAGSGAWNVTYSSLRALVVPDEMMGRYSGVSRLTSWGSMPLGALLAGLTAELVSVRAVFWGGAALCALVLAATLRTVTSPEFRQMEARATASQEAAL